The following are from one region of the Cinclus cinclus chromosome 7, bCinCin1.1, whole genome shotgun sequence genome:
- the ZNF518A gene encoding zinc finger protein 518A: MSSEQEHFFCDTEQISFLKHNAMKNFATDITLKKELVSDPLTMTIQPAILDINLTYGLKNVKIELPKVNIPNEVLMKHEVDRFRKLFQCKQQTARKSLGLEKISRSNLNCSEGSHLQIKPEVQFEKGLKAAAKILNFTCTKCKDNIRYSPNDLQKHFQLLHYGELPLYPCEMCSFSANDFQSLKQHRCIHRSTLVKCELCNDEQIYTLLALTKHFLSKHCINGHFECEKCGFSTYDVGTFVQHIHKHKEIPYKCGKCHQENFTEEELRNHLLVHTSMFSFDCPYCSYSTSRKDFLLKHIIALHRDCFIAKEKLEKEKYEKRVVKTPAGLKLVLRRYKMGASKKPLWRRKKINSGNDRAGEENTQVLRSVNKIQTNAEELNQCMRDVETNEEKDQTKYTEKSHFMGGMLSATTAQYNKADDGTSYGLGLLKSAVHGPTVLMVKNNRISVPANYSAKFMGFKMVDGKQHIVIKLLPTSKQNDCLLGQKVVKDGSATPLLQTADPCGLSSGAIPCVTDRSTLKNNCVHPLTFSQFSSPAPHSGNTKVEKQNNSVLYGRSVSETVAPSNIAVGKSQNCLPMKLDSTVHPHEEVTKVGAHTGISWGSFCPSSRPQVLTPAITNTLHSDPMDTNFFPELKMQNGGLNNSNGTNNLCYSNSVDSTKEGLLSFHNYSKTDSLDNPCSIWTSADGRHKEFSKRGSFQNSRNEPASSYSESMKSLKAEKVMSAQSNINKTYKHINTKNNSVSFESQSECGVDSKCFTEDQHNGQQYLDSNTEQGFQNVAEKFQENVSDCVNSSLMPKITSVFSLQSEQAANYLSPEVNQLLQDVLKVKTTQQESHSKTNNCVKLHSDKLLSGPEIGTATCVRLKSSATACGFQRPPSNVHFPLCKRELNSRCSTNEGTCSGRERQTPEMSLDSQDVDKLSQTPGVGTLLKAPTDEFTQKLLNDKLLSVAQNPSSFSSVLPVLQEQKKAVFVRSLPSRFFVPFHLSNQFRQQVVSGKSLLSTSSSDGHVTKGVPASFVSNKGPGMILTFSGTVGTVANTANDSSQVLGGIASREFGKITISSSEVKGKNSSLRNARSSCNGEVCGTVSDSLNSMPFKAPLVITNSLESSVKTTASVKVLPEHQDAVFGSLDSVKQQEIKQEQHVHALSPDGQQGVFLKYMTPNKPVVHKPILFQDNARQNCQPKKTGAMQQQLLLKIKTPTSDTLSDNTQSVSNSVPSLQVDNLQFLTPALAQKQTNLSFNDALNLPGGLMPANASLASSNPACYVPPVERVYSAKPAGMQLQKCSIESMQVITASKRNNSGCRKSTWRTQKRTAKVKPSLKQAGSKSSGGQRNKNFKSKRKASCPEPSRKKAVLHRKCREKNQAEIVNESGIPYKPRESKKTVRTLNLLPFNSNQLVKCPRRNQPVVVLNHPDADVPEVVNLMKTIAKFKGHVLKVLLSKRTVEALLQPDFCSPSDVTTDNFCQKRYRMIKPISPVKERFVLKLTLKKTSKNNYQIVKTTSNNTLKAKFSCWFCGRIFDNQDKWVGHGQRHLMEATRDWNLLKE, translated from the coding sequence ATGTCATCTGAACAGGAACACTTTTTTTGTGACACAGAGCAAATCAGTTTCTTAAAACACAATGCTATGAAGAATTTTGCTACAGACATTACTTTGAAAAAAGAACTGGTGAGTGATCCTTTAACTATGACGATTCAACCAGCAATTTTAGATATTAATCTCACTTATGGACTGAAAAACGTGAAAATTGAATTGCCCAAGGTGAACATTCCAAATGAAGTATTAATGAAACATGAAGTTGATAGGTTTAGAAAACTGTTTCAGTGTAAGCAGCAAACTGCAAGGAAGTCCTTAGGTCTAGAGAAAATAAGCAGAAGCAATCTCAATTGTTCAGAAGGAAGCCACTTGCAAATTAAACCAGAAGTGCAATTTGAAAAAGGTTTGAAAGCTGCAGCAAAGATACTGAATTTCACCTGTACAAAGTGCAAGGATAACATTAGATACAGCCCAAATGACctacagaaacattttcagcTGTTACACTATGGTGAGTTGCCTTTGTATCCTTGCGAGATGTGCAGCTTCTCAGCTAATGACTTCCAGTCACTTAAACAGCACAGATGTATCCATCGTAGCACTTTAGTAAAATGTGAGCTCTGTAATGATGAGCAGATATATACTTTGTTGGCTTTGACAAAACACTTCTTATCAAAGCATTGTATAAATGGACACTTTGAGTGTGAAAAATGTGGGTTTTCCACCTATGATGTGGGTACATTTGTTCAGCACATTCACAAACATAAAGAGATTCCCTATAAATGTGGAAAGTGCCATCAAGAAAACTTTACAGAAGAGGAGCTCCGAAATCATCTTCTTGTTCATACCagtatgttttcttttgattGTCCTTATTGCAGTTACAGCACATCACggaaagattttcttttaaaacacatcATAGCTTTACACAGAGACTGCtttattgcaaaagaaaaactggaaaaggagaaatatgaaaaaagagTAGTAAAGACTCCAGCAGGACTGAAACTTGTGTTAAGAAGGTATAAAATGGGAGCCTCGAAAAAACCACtctggagaagaaagaagataaaCAGTGGAAATGACAGGGCCGGAGAAGAAAATACTCAAGTGCTAAGAAGTGTGAATAAAATTCAGACAAATGCTGAGGAGCTGAACCAGTGTATGAGAGATGTGGAAACAAATGAAGAGAAAGATCAAActaaatacacagaaaagagTCATTTCATGGGTGGAATGCTCTCTGCTACTACTGCACAATACAATAAAGCAGATGATGGAACAAGTTATGGCCTGGGATTATTGAAAAGCGCTGTTCATGGGCCAACAGTATTGATGGTTAAAAACAATAGAATATCTGTTCCAGCAAATTACAGTGCTAAATTTATGGGCTTTAAAATGGTAGATGGAAAACAACATATTGTTATAAAATTACTACCTACAAGCAAGCAAAATGACTGTTTGTTGGGTCAGAAAGTTGTTAAAGATGGTTCTGCAACTCCCTTGCTACAGACTGCTGATCCCTGTGGCTTGTCTTCAGGTGCTATACCATGTGTAACTGATCGGTCAACCTTAAAGAACAACTGTGTTCATCCGTTAaccttttctcagttttcttctcctGCGCCTCATTCAGGAAATACAaaagtggaaaaacaaaataactctGTATTGTATGGTAGGAGTGTTTCTGAAACTGTAGCACCTTCTAATATAGCTGTAGGAAAAAGTCAAAATTGTTTGCCAATGAAGCTGGACTCAACTGTACATCCACATGAAGAGGTAACAAAAGTAGGCGCTCACACTGGTATCTCATGGGGAAGCTTTTGTCCTTCGAGTCGTCCTCAGGTATTAACACCCGCTATTACCAATACCCTTCATTCTGACCCTATGGATACAAACTTCTTTCCTGaactaaaaatgcaaaatggtgGGCTAAATAATAGTAACGGAACTAATAATCTCTGTTATTCAAATTCAGTGGATTCAACGAAGGAAGGGTTGCTGTCTTTTCACAACTATTCCAAAACGGACTCTTTGGATAATCCATGTAGCATTTGGACATCAGCAGATGGCAGACACAAAGAATTTAGCAAAAGAGGTTCTTTTCAAAACAGTAGAAATGAACCTGCATCTTCGTATTCAGAATCAATGAAAAgtttaaaagcagagaaagttATGTCAGCCCAAtcaaatattaataaaacttACAAACACATAAACACTAAGAATAACTCTGTGTCTTTTGAAAGCCAGTCTGAATGTGGTGTTGACAGCAAGTGTTTTACAGAGGACCAGCATAATGGCCAACAGTATTTGGACAGTAACACAGAGCAAGGCTTTCAGAATGTAGCTgagaaattccaggaaaatgtCTCTGATTGTGTTAACTCTTCCTTAATGCCTAAAATCACATCTGTTTTCTCATTGCAAAGTGAACAGGCAGCTAATTATTTATCGCCTGAGGTAAACCAGTTACTGCAAGACgtgttaaaagtaaaaacaacTCAGCAAGAGTCCCACAGCAAGACAAATAACTGTGTCAAACTCCATTCTGATAAGCTGCTCTCTGGTCCTGAGATTGGGACTGCCACCTGCGTGCGTTTAAAAAGCTCTGCAACTGCGTGTGGTTTTCAGAGGCCTCCTTCTAATGTACATTTCCCTTTATGTAAGAGAGAGTTGAACTCAAGATGTAGCACAAATGAAGGTACTTGTTCTGGGAGAGAAAGACAGACACCTGAAATGTCACTTGATTCTCAGGATGTGGACAAATTATCCCAAACTCCAGGTGTTGGTACATTGCTAAAAGCTCCTACAGATGAGTTTACACAAAAGTTATTAAATGATAAATTACTGTCAGTAGCTCAAAATCCTAGCAGCTTTTCATCAGTTTTGCCTGTTCTTCAGGAACAGAAGAAAGCAGTTTTTGTTCGGTCCCTTCCGTCACgattttttgttcctttccaCCTTTCTAACCAATTTAGACAACAGGTGGTTTCAGGAAAATCTCTTCTGTCAACCAGTTCATCAGATGGGCATGTTACTAAAGGTGTACCTGCAtcttttgtttcaaataaaGGCCCTGGAATGATTTTGACTTTTAGTGGGACAGTTGGAACAGTTGCAAATACCGCTAATGATAGTTCTCAGGTTTTAGGGGGAATTGCATCCAGAGAATTTGGGAAAATAACCATATCATCTTCAGaagtaaaggggaaaaatagCAGTTTGAGAAATGCAAGAAGCTCCTGTAATGGGGAAGTATGTGGTACAGTAAGTGACTCATTGAATAGTATGCCATTCAAAGCACCTCTTGTAATTACAAACTCATTAGAGTCATCTGTGAAAACAACTGCTTCTGTGAAGGTGTTACCAGAGCACCAGGATGCTGTCTTTGGTTCTTTGGACTCAGTAAAACAACAGGAAATTAAGCAGGAACAACATGTTCATGCACTTTCACCTGATGGACAGCAGGGagtttttctgaaatatatGACACCAAACAAGCCTGTAGTTCATAAACCAATTCTTTTTCAGGATAATGCTCGTCAAAATTGTCAACCAAAGAAAACTGGAGCCATGCAACAACAGCTTTTGCTGAAAATTAAGACTCCTACTTCAGATACACTGTCTGATAACACTCAGTCAGTAAGCAACTCGGTGCCCTCACTACAGGTGGATAACTTGCAGTTCCTTACTCCTGCACTAGCTCAGAAACAAACTAATCTTAGTTTTAATGATGCCTTAAACTTACCAGGTGGGTTAATGCCAGCAAATGCCTCTTTGGCAAGCTCTAATCCAGCATGTTACGTTCCTCCTGTAGAACGTGTTTATTCTGCTAAACCTGCAGGGATGCAGTTGCAAAAATGTTCTATTGAGAGTATGCAAGTAATAACTGCTAGCAAGAGGAATAACTCCGGTTGTCGGAAGTCCACATGGAGAACCCAAAAGAGAACTGCAAAAGTAAAACCTAGTTTAAAACAAGCTGGGTCTAAAAGTTCAGGTgggcaaagaaacaaaaatttcaaaagTAAAAGGAAGGCTAGTTGCCCAGAACCTTCTAGAAAGAAAGCAGTGTTGCACAGAAAgtgtagggaaaaaaaccaggcTGAAATTGTTAATGAATCAGGTATCCCTTACAAACCAAGGGAATCAAAAAAAACTGTGAGAACTTTGAATTTACTCCCTTTTAATTCTAACCAGCTTGTAAAATGCCCCCGGAGAAATCAACCAGTTGTTGTGCTTAATCATCCTGATGCAGATGTTCCAGAAGTTGTGAATTTAATGAAAACTATTGCTAAATTTAAGGGACATGTTCTTAAGGTTTTATTGTCAAAAAGAACTGTTGAAGCTCTTCTGCAGCCAGACTTCTGCAGTCCTTCGGATGTAACTACTGATAATTTTTGTCAAAAAAGATACAGGATGATAAAACCCATTAGCCCTGTAAAAGAAAGATTTGTCTTAAAATTGACACTGAAAAAGACTAGCAAAAACAATTACCAGATTGTGAAAACTACCTCTAATAATACCTTGAAAGCTAAGTTTAGCTGCTGGTTTTGTGGTAGAATATTTGACAATCAGGATAAGTGGGTAGGACATGGACAGAGGCATCTAATGGAGGCTACTCGAGATTGGAATTTATTAAAGGAATGA